The genomic region CCATCGTTCGGGTGCGGAACCCTGAATATTCTAACTCTTATTTCAAGGAAAAGAATATTCTCGGTTTTTCTCTTATCGTTAACCCTGAGCTCTTGGCTGCCCGCGCTATCGCGAATATCATTGACTTCCCCAACGCCCTCTCTGTCGAACGTTTCTTTGGTGGACGCGTTAGCCTCATGGAATTCACTGTTAAATCTTCCAGCGGTCTTTGCCAAATGCCCATTTCTGATTTTCGTAAAAAATTTGGCAATGTTATTGTCTGCGCTATAGAGAGGGATCATCAAATTATCATTCCAAGCGGTGACATGACCATACAGGATAAAGATAGAATCTTTGTCACTGGTAACCGTGTTGATATGATGCTCTTCCATAATTATTTTAAATCTCGTGCCGTGAAGAGCCTTCTTATTGTTGGAGCTGGTAGAATCGCCTATTATCTACTAGGTATCCTAAAAGACAGTCGTATTGATACCAAGGTTATTGAAATCAATCCTGAAATCGCTAGCTTCTTTAGCGAGAAATTCCCAAACCTCTACATCGTTCAAGGAGATGGTACCGCAAAAGATATCCTGCTGGAAGAAAGTGCTCAAAACTATGATGCCGTTGCGACTCTAACAGGGGTTGATGAGGAAAATCTGATTACCTCTATGTTCCTTGACAGGGTAGGTGTACAAAAAAATATCACCAAGGTCAATCGTACCAGTCTCCTCGAAATTATCAATGCGCCTGATTTTTCAAGTATCATCACACCTAAAAGCATCGCTGTAGATACGATTATGCACTTTATTCGTGGTCGGGTTAATGCCCAGTATTCAGACCTTCAGGCCATGCACCATCTAGCCAATGGCCAAATCGAAACCCTGCAATTTCATATCAAGGAAGCTAATAAAATGACTGCCAAACCTCTTTCTCAACTAAAACTGAAAAAAGGGGTTCTTATAGCAGCCATCATTCGAAAGGGCAAGACTATTTTCCCTACTGGGGAGGATATGTTGGAAGTTGGAGACAAGCTCCTAGTAACAACTTTGTTGCCAAACATCACTAAGATTTATGACTTGATCACGAGGTAAGAAATGAATAAAAGTATGATTCGTTACCTCCTTTCAAAATTACTTTTGATTGAAGCTGTTCTTCTTTTGGTTCCTGTGTCTGTCGCTGTCTATTACCGTGAATCGAGCCAAGTCTTTACGGCCCTCTTTTCAACAATAGGGATTCTCGTATTACTAGGCGGTTCAGGAATTTTACAAAAGCCCAAAAATCAACGGATTTATGCCAAGGAGGGAGTCTTGATTGTTGCCCTCTGTTGGATCCTTTGGTCCTTCTTTGGCGGTCTCCCCTTTGTTTTTGCTAAGCAAATTCCCAGCGTTATCGATGCCTTTTTTGAAATCAGTTCTGGCTTTACAACTACTGGAGCAACTATTCTGAACGACGTTTCGGTCCTCAGTCGTTCCCTCCTCTTCTGGCGAAGTTTTACCCACTTGATTGGAGGGATGGGAGTGCTTGTTTTTGCACTTGCTATTATGGATAATGCCAAGAATAGTCACCTAGAAGTGATGAAGGCTGAGGTTCCTGGCCCTGTTTTTGGTAAAGTAGTATCCAAACTAAAAAACACTGCCCAGATTCTCTATCTCCTTTATCTAGCTCTCTTCTCCCTCTTTGTCATCATCTATTATCTGGCTGGCATGCCCCTATTTGATAGTTTTGTCATTGCTATGGGGACAGCAGGTACAGGAGGCTTTACCGTCTATAACGACGGGATTGCCCACTATGGCAGCTCACTGATTACCTATCTGGTTAGTATCGGAGTTCTGGTTTTTGGGGTAAATTTCAATCTCTACTACTACCTCATGCTCCGTCGCGTCAAAGCCTTCTTTGGTGACGAGGAACTTCGTGCTTACTTGGTCATTGTTCTGCTTTCTACAGGCTTGATTAGCCTTAATACCCTCTATCTCTATCCAGGATTTTCAAAGAGTTTTGAAATGGCCTTCTTCCAGGTTTCCAATATCATTACAACGACTGGTTTTGGTTACGGAGACATTACCAACTGGCCCCTCTTCTCCCAGTTTATCCTTCTCTTCCTCATGGGAATCGGTGGTTCTGCTGGTTCAACCGCAGGTGGACTCAAGGTTATTCGAGGCCTCATCCTTTCAAAAATTGCCAAAAACCAAATTTTGTCAATTCTATCGCCCCACCGTGTTTTGACCCTCCATGTTAATAAAACGGTGATTGACAAAGATACCCAGCATAAGATTCTCAAGTACTTTGTCATCTATTCTATGATTTTGCTATCCCTTATCTTTATTGTCAGCCTAGATAGCAATGATTTTCTAGTCGTTACCAGTGCTGTCTTTAGCTGTTTCAATAATATCGGACCTATTCTAGGAACCACTTCTAGTTTCTCAATCTTTAGTCCTATCTCAAAAATTCTCCTCTCCTTTGCAATGATTGCAGGGCGCTTGGAGATTTATCCAATCCTACTTCTCTTTATGAAGAGAACTTGGTCTAAGAGATAAAATACAACCACACCTTGTAAACCTACAAAGTGTGGTATTTTTATTTTCATACTCTTCGAAAATAAAAATACCACGTCAGCTTCGCCTTGCCGTATATGTGTGACTGACTTTGTCAGTCTTATCTACAACCTCAAAGCGGTGCTTTGAGCAACCTGCGGCTAGCTTCCTAGTTTGCTCTTTGATTTTCATTGAATATCAAATACCTCCCGCAACTCAACAAGTATCTTTGAATCCCGGTCAGACATTTCAATACCTGACTTAAGGAATTTAATAGTCCAAAAAATAACCCTCAGTCGTTTGACCGAGGGTTCCTTTTCCTTATTCAAGTTAATTGATTAGCTCAATGCATCATCCATTGAAAGAACTTCGTGGAAGACACGTTGTGTCAATTCAGTTTTTTGTTCTGGAGTGAGGTATTTAGTGTTTACACAGTATCCAGAGATACGTACGATAACGTCTTCACCTGACATGATCTTTTCGTAAACATCGTTCAAGTCCATAACGTTCAAGTTAACGTGTTGTCCACCGTTTTCGAAGTAACCATCAAGGATTGTTACCAAGTTATCAACTTGTTCGTCACGAGTCTTACCAAGCGCGCGAGGTGAAACTTGTGTAGTCAATGAGATACCATCAGCTGCGTAACTAAAGTCAAGGCTAGAAAGTGAGTTCAAGTTTTGCAACCATCCACCTTTAGCTTTGTTAGATGGGTTAGCACCTGGTGAGAAGAATTCAAGTTTAGACAAGTTCACAGAACCATCTTCGTTGAGGTATACACCTTTGTGGACTGGTGAGTTACCAGTTTGTTTAGAGTAAGCAACGTTAGATGTGATTGTCAAAAGTGATACTGTAGCTTCTGCATCTTTGTAAAGTTTGTGGCTACGTAGACGAGTTGTGTAAGCTTCAATCAACCATTCTGCCAATTCGTTTGAACGAGGATCATCTTCACCCCAACGTGGGTATTCACCGATTGTTTCGTAATCGTAGATGTAGCCATTTTCGTCACGGATTGGTTTAACTGTAGCGTATTTGATAGCTGACAATGTATCAACAGTGTTAGCAAATCCACAGATACCGAATCCCATGTTCGCACGTTGTTTAGTTGGCAAGAAGGCCATTTGAACAGCTTCGTAGTTGTACTTATCAGTCATGTAGTGGATGATGTTCAAAGCATCTACGTAAGTATCAGTCAACCAGTCAAGAGATTTTTCAAAGTTTTCTTTAACTGATTCGAATTCAAGAACTTCGTCACGGATTGGTTCGATGTCAAATACTTTGTAGTCTTTGTGAACATCGTCGTAACCACCGTTCAAACCAGTAAGAAGAGCTTTCAATACATTTACACGTGCACCGAAGTACTGGATGTTGTGGCGTTGTTCTTCATTTTCTGGGTCAAGTGGAGACACACAGCATGAGATACAGCTCATTTCACCGTATCCGTCTTTGGCCATTGTTGTAACACCTTCGTATTGGATAGAAGAGTGTTTGTGGCTCATATGCATACAGTAGCGACGGAAGTTGTATGGCAATTTGTCAGTCCAAAGAACTGTCAAGTTTGGTTCTGGAGAGTTACCGATATTGTCAAGAGTGTTCAAGAAACGGTAGTCCATCTTAGTAACACGGTGACGACCGTCGTTACCCATACCAGCCATAGAAGTTGTGATGAAAGTTGGGTCACCTGAGTACAATTGGTCATAAGCTTTTGTACGAGCAAATTTAACTGTACGAAGTTTCATAACGAAATCATCAACGAATTCTTGGATTTCTGATTCAGTAAATGTACCACGAGCAAGGTCACGTTCTGCAAAGATGTCCAATACGATTGGCACACGTCCTAGAGATGTAGCAGCACCGTTGATAACACGGCAGACAGACATGAAGGCGATGTTAACCCATTGGATTGCTTCTTTAACGTTCATCGCTGGTTTGCGAACGTCAACTCCGTAAAGGTCACCCAAGCGAACAACTTGTTGCAATGCTTGGTATTGAAGGTTGATTTCTTCACGAAGACGGATTGTTTCTTCATCGATTTCTTCGATTGCATTCCAGTCGTTTACTTTTTCTTGCATCAAGTAGTCTGCACCGTAAAGAGCAAGACGTGCGTAAACACCGATAATACGTCCGCGTGAGTATGCATCTGGAAGACCAGTTACAGTGTGAGCGTGACGAGCGCGACGAATGTTTGAAGTGTAAGCGCGGAAGATACCGTCGTTAACTGTTGTTACGTATTTAGTGAAGATTTCGTGAACAGCTGGGTCTGGTTCGTATCCATTTTCTTTCAAAGTGGTTTCAGCCATACGGATACCACCTTTTGGCATGAAGTTCAATTTGAAGAGTTCGTCATTTTGGATACCAAAGATAACTTCGTTTTCTTTATCGATAAATCCTGCAGGGATATCAGCGATAGAAGTTGGACGAGTGTCCATTGGGAAACGAGTTTCTTCGTAGTGAGCCTTAGTTTCTTCTACAATTTTTTTGATGTGAAGTGAACGTTCTGTTGGTCCTGCAAGGAAGCTTTCGTCTCCGTCATAAGGTGTGTAGTTAGCTTGTACAAAGCGTGACACACTTGCTTTTTCTTTCCAATCTACGCCTTTGAAGCCTTCCCAAGCTTTGTCAAAAATATCTTGTGCTTCAACAACTGTCTTAACAACCATGTTAATGTCCTCTTTTTTCTTTCTAGTAACATCCATCTGTTACATTCATGAGACAAGTATACCATACAGTAACCGATTTCAACAAGTGATAAATCCCTATTTTTACACTTTCTTTTCTAAAACAGTCTATATTTTATCCCAAACTGTATTATATTTTTGAAAAAATTAAAGCCTTTTTTCTTTTTTTCAGAAAAAAGGGTATAATAAAAGAAAATAAGCAGTAAAAAGGGGACCAGACATGTTGATTTTTCCTTTATTAAATGATTTGTCAAGAAAAATCATCCATATTGACATGGATGCCTTTTTTGCTGCGGTCGAAATCAGAGATAATCCTAAACTCAGAGGAAAACCTGTCATTATCGGTAGCGACCCTCGACAAACAGGTGGGCGTGGTGTCGTTTCCACTTGTAGCTATGAGGCGCGAGCTTTTGGTGTCCATTCAGCCATGAGTTCCAAAGAAGCCTATGAGCGTTGTCCCCAGGCCGTCTTTATCTCAGGGAATTATGAGAAATACAAGACTGTGGGCCTCCAGATTCGAGCTATCTTTAAGCGTTATACAGATTTGATTGAACCCATGAGCATTGACGAAGCCTATTTAGATGTGACAGAAAATAAACTCGGTATCAAGTCAGCGGTCAAAATTGCTCGTCTCATTCAAGAGGATATCTGGCAGGAACTACACCTGACTGCTTCCGCAGGCGTCTCCTACAACAAATTCTTAGCTAAAATGGCCAGCGATTATCAAAAGCCACATGGTCTGACAGTGATTTTACCTGACCAGGCTGAGGATTTCCTCAAACAAATGGATATTTCCAAGTTTCATGGAGTAGGAAAAAAGACGGTGGAAAGACTTCATCAAATGGGTGTTTTTACCGGCGCTGATTTGCTTGAAGTCCCTGAAGTGACCCTGATAGACCGTTTTGGCAGACTGGGCTATGACCTTTATCGAAAGGCTCGTGGTATTCACAATTCCCCGGTCAAATCCAATCGTATCCGTAAATCAATCGGGAAAGAGAAAACCTATGGAAAAATTCTCCGTGCCGAGGAAGACATCAAAAAAGAGCTGACTCTCCTATCAGAAAGAGTCGCTCTCAATCTCAGTCAACAAGAAAAAGCTGGAAAAATTGTCATTCTGAAAATCCGCTACGAAGACTTTTCAACTCTGACTAAACGAAAAAGTCTGGATCAAAAAACGCAGGATGCTAGTCAGATCAGCCAAATAGCCCTGCAACTCTATGAAGAGTTGGACGAGAAAGAAAAAGGCGTCCGCCTGCTGGGGATTACCGTAACTGGATTTTAAAGCTCAATGAAAATCAAAGAGCAAACTAGAAAGCTAGCCGCAGGCTGCTCAAAACACTGTTTTGAGGTTGCAGATAGAGCTGATGCAGTTTGAAGAGATTTTCGAAGAGTATAAAACCTTGAAGAGTTGCCCCTTCAAGGTTTTTCTTATACAAATAAACGGACAAAGCTGTAAAGTAGTAAGACACTACCAAGCACGATACGGTATTTACCAAAAAGGGTAAAGTCGTGTTTTTTTACATAGCTTGTCAAGAAACGAATAGCGACCATGCTGACTGCAAAGGCTACTCCCATCGCAACCAAGAGCAAGAACAATTGCCCAAAGCTCAAGAGTTGTCCTGCTTTTATAAATTTGAAAATCTTTAAGGCACTAGCTCCAAACATAACAGGAATTCCAAGATAGAAGGTAAATTCCGTCACAACAGAACGACTGGTTCCATTTAACAAACCACCGACAATAGTCGCTCCTGAACGGCTAGTTCCTGGTAAAAGGGCAAGAACTTGGAAGAGTCCGATATAGAATGCTGTCGTATAAGGAAGTTTGTCCAACTCTGTTACACTTGGCTCTATAGCACGCGCTTCATTGCGCTTTTCCAAATAGATAAAGGCAATCCCATAGATAATCAACATGAGAGCAACAGAAACCATGTTATGGAAGTGGGTATCAAACCAATCATCAAATTTAAAGACGGCAAGTAAAGGCAAAGTGGCAACCAAGACCTTCAACCACAGTCTCCAAGTCTTACGAACTTCCTGCTTATCCTTAGTCGATTTGAAAGGATTGAGCTTGTTAAAGTAAATGACCATAACCGCTAAAATAGCACCAAGCTGAATCACGACATTAAACATGGACATAAAGGCTTCATTTTGATTTTGGTATTGGATAAACTCCTCTGCTAAAATCAAGTGACCTGTACTCGAAATCGGCAACCATTCCGTAATTCCTTCAACAATCCCGAAGAAGATAGATTTTAAAATTTCAATAAGATACATAGATTACTCCTTTTTCTATCTTCCATTATAGCATACTTTTTCAGTATATGGCAGTTCTCTTTAAAAGGCACCGATACTGCCACCGCCTCCTCCTCCAGAGAAGCCACCGCCAGAACTTCCACTTCCAGAAGATACGGAATAGGTACTTGCTGTGTTTGCGACGCTGGCATAATGGCTCATTTGCGCACTTGAATGATAAAACATACTATGCCAACCATAAGCTACATAGAGGTTGATATCTGGATTTTCCACTTGGATATGATGAACCTTCATCAAATGGCTGACCTTGTCCGCATAGCCAAATAAAGTCGCATAGACCAAGAGGCGATTCCAGACCACAATACTTTCCAATTCAGCCTGATCCAATCGTGCAATCTCACGCAACATATTTTCAAAACTGGTCCAGAGATAGTAGACTTCTGCCCCTGCTTCATTTAGGACACCATCACGATTATCTAGACGAAGCTTCCAATAATAGAAAACAGCCAAAACCAAACCTAGAAAACCAAGTATTGGCAAGGGGAGGTAAAGATAGCCATAAACATCCAAACTGTACAAGAACAAACCAAATCCGATAAATAAAGGCAAGATAGTAGAGAGTCCCATACCCACTTGCAAGGCCTTTTCCCCACCAGTTAAAGGACGATAATAATCTGGGAGCCCCCAGAAGGAAACTCGTTTTCTCACTCCTTCTTGCATCTGGTTCAATACTTCTTCAAAAGAAGATTTGAGTTGAAGCCCCTTTGCTTGAATCCGTTTTTCATCAGAGGCTTTTGCTCTACGATAAAGACTATCAGATACCTTGTAATCCGCAAACAAATTGGAAAGAGTTGCTTCTTTTTTGCCTGAAAAGGCCAGATTTAGACAGTCTATCTCAAAACTTGACAAGCCATCTTCTTTCACCAGTCTCAAGCCAACTGCATCTCCTTCTGAAATAATAGAAACATTCCCACGGTCTATCACATCTAGCAAGGTAGCTTGAATAAGTTGGTCAAAGGTAAATTTGCCAGCCCCCTTGACTAAGGGACTCACTTCCTCCAAGGAGGTCGAGTAAATAGCCTCCGATAAAACCATTGGTTCTAATTCCATTGGTGGCTCATAGAGACGATGATTTTTGGCATATTTGACTGAAGGAGTGGTCTTTCTTCTATAAATAAAATAGAAGCAGACACTCAATAACAAGGAAATGGAAAGTATCAAAGGAAACACCCAAGTGACGAGCTGCATACTCTGATCTTTTTCTCTAACAATCGAGTCTTCTATCTTATTAAACTCTTCTAAACGATTTCCTTTCAAGCCCTGATCCGTAGCGCTAGCAAAATCAGTTCGAGGCCAATAGGCATGCAATTCAACTCCACGCTTAGACGGAAGATTATCTAAACGAATAGTATAATCAAGGTTACTCTTTTCAATCGTTCCTTCTTTAAAGAGTTTCCCTGTATGGAAGTAGAGTTTTTCAGCCTCCTTTTCTCCCCTTACATGAAATTCAAACTTTCCAATAGCCCCTGAACTGTCTGTTAAAGGTTGCCAATTTAATTCAGCGATATCTTCATAAAGAAAAAGCAAGTTCTTTAAATTCCAGACAAGGTCAACTTCAACTGTGTCACCCTCCTGACCTGGATTATAAACTTTAACAGTATAACCATCTGCGCCTTCTATCACTTCGCTAGTAACGTCTGCTAGTTCATCACCATTTTTCGATGCCTGAACCTTTGGATGAGGGTCAATGTCAAATCCACTAGGCATCTTGCCAGCACGTCCCAGTCCCACGATTTGCCCCTTAAAGTCCTCCTCAAACTGATAAACTATCTTCTGTCTAAATTCTGCCGTATTGTCTGCATGAATATACAAATCACCTTGATAAGAGTTTATCTTGAAATCAATGGCAAAAACAGAAAGTGGCAGAAGGCAAAACAAGCCTAACACTAGTAAGAAAAAAGTTTTTTTCATCAACTAAACCCCCTTTTTATCTTTGCTATCATTATATCATTTTTTCTCAAGTAAGGGCTTACCTGTATTGAAAAATAGAGTTTTTTTCGATAAAATAGGAGACAGTTATTTTTTAATAGATTAGAAATAGGAGAAATCATGAGAAAAATATACTTATCTATTTTCACAAGTTTCTTGCTGATGCTGGGACTTGTCAATGTTGCTCAAGCTGATGAATATTTACGCATCGGGATGGAAGCAGCATATGCTCCCTTTAACTGGACCCAGGATGATGATAGCAACGGAGCTGTCAAAATCGATGGAACCAACCAGTATGCCAATGGATACGATGTCCAAATTGCCAAGAAAATCGCTAAGGACTTAGGTAAAGAACCTTTGGTTGTTAAAACCAAGTGGGAAGGTTTAGTTCCTGCCCTTACTTCTGGTAAGATTGACATGATTATCGCAGGTATGAGTCCAACCGCTGAACGCAAACAAGAAATCGCCTTTTCAAGCAGCTACTACACTAGCGAGCCTGTCCTACTTGTCAAAAAAGATTCTGCCTATGCAAATGCCAAATCTTTGGATGACTTTAATGGAGCGAAAATCACTTCTCAACAAGGTGTTTACCTTTATGACTTGATTTCCCAAATCTCAGGCGCTAAAAAAGAAACTGCCATGGGAGACTTCGCTCAAATGCGCCAAGCACTTGAGGCTGGTGTCATTGATGCCTATGTTTCTGAACGTCCAGAAGCTCTGACTGCCGAAGCTGCTAACTCTAAGTTCAAGATGGTTCAAGTAGAACCAGGTTTCAAAACGGGGGAAGAAGATACAGCTATTGCCATTGGACTTCGTAAAGATGACACTCGTATTAGCCAAATCAATGCCAGCATTGAAACCATTTCAAAAGATGAGCAAGTTGCCCTAATGGATCGTATGATCAAGGAGCAACCTGCCGAAGCAACAACAACTGAAGAGACTAGCAGTAGTTTCTTTAACCAAGTCGCTAAAATTCTTTCTGAAAACTGGCAACAACTCTTGCGTGGTGCGGGTATCACTCTTTTAATCTCTATCGTCGGAACCATCATAGGTCTCATTATCGGTCTTGCTATTGGTGTTTTCCGTACTGCTCCTCTCTCTGAAAACAAAGCTATTTACAGCCTACAAAAACTAGTCGGATGGGGTCTCAATGTCTATATCGAAATTTTCCGTGGAACGCCAATGATCGTTCAATCGATGGTTATCTACTACGGAACTGCTCAAGCTTTCGGTATCAACCTTGACCGCACACTGGCTGCTATCTTCATCGTTTCGATCAACACCGGTGCCTACATGACTGAAATCGTCCGTGGTGGTATCCTAGCAGTTGATAAGGGACAATTTGAAGCAGCGACTGCTCTTGGTATGACCCATAACCAAACCATGCGTAAGATTGTCCTACCTCAAGTAGTCCGTAACATCCTACCAGCAACTGGTAATGAATTTGTCATCAATATCAAAGATACATCTGTATTGAACGTTATCTCTGTTGTTGAACTTTATTTCTCAGGAAATACCGTGGCAACTCAAACCTATCAATACTTCCAAACATTTACAATCATCGCCGTGATTTACTTTGTCCTCACCTTCACCGTAACACGTATCCTACGCTTCATCGAACGCCGCATGGACATGGATACCTATACTACAGGTGCTAACCAAATGCAAACGGAGGATTTGAAATAATGACACAAGCAATCCTTGAAATTAAACACCTCAAAAAATCCTATGGACAAAACGAAGTGCTAAAAGACATTTCACTCACTGTCCACAAGGGAGAGGTAATCTCTATCATCGGAAGCTCTGGAAGCGGAAAATCAACCTTCCTACGCTCCATTAACCTCCTTGAAACGCCAACTGATGGACAAATCCTTTATCATGGACAAAACGTCCTCGAAAAAGGCTATGACCTCACGCAATACCGTGAAAAGTTGGGGATGGTGTTCCAATCCTTTAACCTCTTTGAAAATCTCAACGTTCTTGAAAACACAATTGTCGCTCAGACAACTGTCCTTAAACGCGAACGTACAGAAGCTGAAAAGATTGCCAAAGAAAACCTGGAAAAGGTCGGCATGGGAGAACGCTACTGGCAAGCGAAACCAAAACAACTCTCAGGTGGTCAAAAACAACGTGTGGCCATCGCTCGTGCCCTCTCCATGAATCCAGATGCTATTCTCTTTGATGAACCAACATCAGCTCTCGATCCAGAAATGGTTGGAGAAGTCCTCAAAATCATGCAGGACCTGGCTCAAGAAGGCTTGACTATGATTGTCGTAACTCACGAAATGGAATTCGCCCGTGATGTCTCTCACCGTGTTATCTTTATGGATAAAGGTGTGATTGCTGAAGAAGGCAAACCAGAAGACCTCTTCACCAATCCTAAAGAAGACCGTACAAAAGAATTCCTTCAACGCTATCTCAAATAAAAAGAAAAGGCTGCATCAACCGTGCAGTCTTTTTACTAGCCAAAAAATGAAAAGGCAGACCCTATTCAAGAATCCGCCATTATCCAAAGATTAATCTTCAAATTTTTCATGATTTTTATCATAGAAATCAATTAAACCTAGAGCCGTTTCAAACGAAATATTTTTTACTTTTGCACGCCCCTGTGCTAGAGCAATGATAGACATTTCACGCGCATTCGTTTCTTTAGAGATACGGTAGCCTGTGATTTTCTTATCACGAACCCAGCCAACAACTGATTCTACTTTTTCAAAGTTTGACTTAGCCATGTCCTTCTCCTATTTTCTTATTTACGATATTTAATTGTATACGCTTTTAATTGTATACGTTTTTATGCTTTTTGTCAATAAAAAAACATATATTCAATAAAATAAACGCCCTTATTTTTACTTGCTATCTTATTAAAGTTTATAATATATAGGTTTTTCATTGCCGAAAACAATTTTTATAGTTCTTTAAAGCAACTGTATTATTAAATCTTATTCATGTAATAATATTCATATTTGTCAGATGCTGATTCTCGATAATCTAGACATATTCTAGTCTTATTTCATATTATTTATTCCACTGCAAAACAAAAAAATTTGACAAAAAAATCTTCTGCTCTAAACCATTTCTAACGAGTATTTTTCTACTTTTAGACTTTTCCTGTCTACACCAGCATTCAATCATTTGGTCAACTTGTACTATTTATTTACTTTATCAATATTCCTTTTTATTTCTTCAAACCTATAAAAAGATGAGTAGTTAGGAAACAATAGTATCCTATCTTCCAACATTTTCCACTGTTTTTATCTTCTTAGTATCTTATCACTCTTCTCAGTTAACTCAGTATAAGGCTTCTCATTAGTATTGATTATTTTTTCTAATTCCTATTATATTTAGCCAAATTTCAGATTAGCTATATATAAAATAGTAGATTTCAAAAAACTCCTTACATATAACAAGTAATTTTACTCCCTTACTATAAACTGAATCAAAAAACATAGGTACTATAATGAGTTATGATAGAAATAGCGTAACCGATTTCCTAAGTCCATAGGAATCGCCCCCTTTCTTCATCTTCATTATAGCACCTATACATCAATTGTGCAAATAATATGATATTTTTTTATTAGTCCTCAGACAAGCATATTATAGAGCGTTTCGTTACCATTTAAGTTAATATAAGCTGGATCAAAACCTTCCATTCGACGAATCAATCCTGCATAATCATGCTTATCTGCCAAGGCAATCCCAATTAATACTGGGCCTGTCCCCTTGCTAGCTCGCTTAATATACTCAAAACGTGTGATATCATCATTTGGCCCCAAGATATCATTTACAAACTCACGCAAGGCCCCTGGACGCTGTGGAAAATTAACCACAAAGTAATGCTTGATCCCATCATAAATCAAGGCGCGCTCCTCCATTTCTGGCATACGGTTGATATCATTATTTCCTCCAGAAATGATACAACAAATGGTTTTCCCCTTGATATATTCAGCTAAAACCTCTAGAGAGGCGATACTAGCTGCTCCAGCAGGCTCTGCGACTATCCCTTGCTTAGAATAAAGGTCAATCAAGGTTTCAGAAATCAATCCCTCATCGACACCTACCAAAGTTTGAACATGTTGACGAGTTGCTTC from Streptococcus mitis NCTC 12261 harbors:
- a CDS encoding undecaprenyl-diphosphate phosphatase codes for the protein MYLIEILKSIFFGIVEGITEWLPISSTGHLILAEEFIQYQNQNEAFMSMFNVVIQLGAILAVMVIYFNKLNPFKSTKDKQEVRKTWRLWLKVLVATLPLLAVFKFDDWFDTHFHNMVSVALMLIIYGIAFIYLEKRNEARAIEPSVTELDKLPYTTAFYIGLFQVLALLPGTSRSGATIVGGLLNGTSRSVVTEFTFYLGIPVMFGASALKIFKFIKAGQLLSFGQLFLLLVAMGVAFAVSMVAIRFLTSYVKKHDFTLFGKYRIVLGSVLLLYSFVRLFV
- a CDS encoding TrkH family potassium uptake protein — its product is MNKSMIRYLLSKLLLIEAVLLLVPVSVAVYYRESSQVFTALFSTIGILVLLGGSGILQKPKNQRIYAKEGVLIVALCWILWSFFGGLPFVFAKQIPSVIDAFFEISSGFTTTGATILNDVSVLSRSLLFWRSFTHLIGGMGVLVFALAIMDNAKNSHLEVMKAEVPGPVFGKVVSKLKNTAQILYLLYLALFSLFVIIYYLAGMPLFDSFVIAMGTAGTGGFTVYNDGIAHYGSSLITYLVSIGVLVFGVNFNLYYYLMLRRVKAFFGDEELRAYLVIVLLSTGLISLNTLYLYPGFSKSFEMAFFQVSNIITTTGFGYGDITNWPLFSQFILLFLMGIGGSAGSTAGGLKVIRGLILSKIAKNQILSILSPHRVLTLHVNKTVIDKDTQHKILKYFVIYSMILLSLIFIVSLDSNDFLVVTSAVFSCFNNIGPILGTTSSFSIFSPISKILLSFAMIAGRLEIYPILLLFMKRTWSKR
- the dinB gene encoding DNA polymerase IV encodes the protein MLIFPLLNDLSRKIIHIDMDAFFAAVEIRDNPKLRGKPVIIGSDPRQTGGRGVVSTCSYEARAFGVHSAMSSKEAYERCPQAVFISGNYEKYKTVGLQIRAIFKRYTDLIEPMSIDEAYLDVTENKLGIKSAVKIARLIQEDIWQELHLTASAGVSYNKFLAKMASDYQKPHGLTVILPDQAEDFLKQMDISKFHGVGKKTVERLHQMGVFTGADLLEVPEVTLIDRFGRLGYDLYRKARGIHNSPVKSNRIRKSIGKEKTYGKILRAEEDIKKELTLLSERVALNLSQQEKAGKIVILKIRYEDFSTLTKRKSLDQKTQDASQISQIALQLYEELDEKEKGVRLLGITVTGF
- the trkA gene encoding Trk system potassium transporter TrkA; its protein translation is MKIILVGGGKVGSALCRSLVAEKHDVLLIEQDEAVLNHIVNRFDIMGILGNGADFTILEQASVQDCDIFIALTEYDEVNMIAAVLAKKMGAKETIVRVRNPEYSNSYFKEKNILGFSLIVNPELLAARAIANIIDFPNALSVERFFGGRVSLMEFTVKSSSGLCQMPISDFRKKFGNVIVCAIERDHQIIIPSGDMTIQDKDRIFVTGNRVDMMLFHNYFKSRAVKSLLIVGAGRIAYYLLGILKDSRIDTKVIEINPEIASFFSEKFPNLYIVQGDGTAKDILLEESAQNYDAVATLTGVDEENLITSMFLDRVGVQKNITKVNRTSLLEIINAPDFSSIITPKSIAVDTIMHFIRGRVNAQYSDLQAMHHLANGQIETLQFHIKEANKMTAKPLSQLKLKKGVLIAAIIRKGKTIFPTGEDMLEVGDKLLVTTLLPNITKIYDLITR
- the pflB gene encoding formate C-acetyltransferase, producing MVVKTVVEAQDIFDKAWEGFKGVDWKEKASVSRFVQANYTPYDGDESFLAGPTERSLHIKKIVEETKAHYEETRFPMDTRPTSIADIPAGFIDKENEVIFGIQNDELFKLNFMPKGGIRMAETTLKENGYEPDPAVHEIFTKYVTTVNDGIFRAYTSNIRRARHAHTVTGLPDAYSRGRIIGVYARLALYGADYLMQEKVNDWNAIEEIDEETIRLREEINLQYQALQQVVRLGDLYGVDVRKPAMNVKEAIQWVNIAFMSVCRVINGAATSLGRVPIVLDIFAERDLARGTFTESEIQEFVDDFVMKLRTVKFARTKAYDQLYSGDPTFITTSMAGMGNDGRHRVTKMDYRFLNTLDNIGNSPEPNLTVLWTDKLPYNFRRYCMHMSHKHSSIQYEGVTTMAKDGYGEMSCISCCVSPLDPENEEQRHNIQYFGARVNVLKALLTGLNGGYDDVHKDYKVFDIEPIRDEVLEFESVKENFEKSLDWLTDTYVDALNIIHYMTDKYNYEAVQMAFLPTKQRANMGFGICGFANTVDTLSAIKYATVKPIRDENGYIYDYETIGEYPRWGEDDPRSNELAEWLIEAYTTRLRSHKLYKDAEATVSLLTITSNVAYSKQTGNSPVHKGVYLNEDGSVNLSKLEFFSPGANPSNKAKGGWLQNLNSLSSLDFSYAADGISLTTQVSPRALGKTRDEQVDNLVTILDGYFENGGQHVNLNVMDLNDVYEKIMSGEDVIVRISGYCVNTKYLTPEQKTELTQRVFHEVLSMDDALS